From one bacterium genomic stretch:
- the ilvE gene encoding branched-chain-amino-acid transaminase codes for MGLVYIDGELFKKEEAKISVFDHGLLYGDGVFEGIRVYNGRIFKLNEHLERLYKSAKYIMLTIPLTKEELTKAVIETIKANELRDAYIRLLVTRGAGDLGLDPKKCPKPSIIIIVDKISLYPKDFYEKGLEIVTVPTRKNIQEALSPCVKTLNYLNSILARIEASNAGVLEAVMLNTEGYVTECSGDNIFIIKNHTLTTPPLWVGVLEGITRDTVMKIGEEMGLKVVENVLTRFDLYTADECFLTGTAAEVIPVVRIDNRIIGTGKPGITTLKITEIFHKLTQREGTEIYK; via the coding sequence TTATGGTGATGGGGTATTTGAAGGAATCAGGGTATACAATGGCCGGATATTCAAATTAAATGAGCATTTAGAAAGACTGTATAAATCAGCAAAATATATTATGCTCACTATACCTTTAACAAAGGAAGAATTAACTAAAGCCGTTATTGAAACAATAAAAGCCAATGAATTACGGGATGCCTATATTAGATTGCTGGTAACAAGAGGAGCAGGAGATTTAGGGTTAGACCCCAAAAAATGCCCAAAACCTTCTATTATCATTATTGTTGATAAGATAAGTTTATATCCAAAGGATTTTTATGAAAAGGGCCTGGAAATAGTTACCGTGCCTACTCGGAAAAATATTCAAGAAGCTTTAAGTCCCTGCGTGAAAACATTAAACTATCTTAACAGTATTTTAGCACGGATTGAAGCAAGTAATGCCGGTGTCTTAGAGGCAGTGATGTTAAACACCGAAGGATATGTTACTGAATGTAGTGGAGATAATATCTTTATTATCAAGAATCATACCCTGACTACACCGCCTTTATGGGTAGGTGTCCTGGAGGGGATTACACGAGATACGGTGATGAAAATAGGTGAAGAGATGGGACTAAAGGTGGTTGAAAATGTCTTAACTCGGTTTGACCTTTATACCGCAGATGAATGTTTTTTGACTGGCACAGCCGCTGAGGTAATTCCAGTGGTGAGAATTGATAACCGCATCATTGGAACGGGCAAACCAGGTATCACTACTTTAAAGATTACAGAAATATTCCATAAATTGACTCAAAGAGAAGGAACAGAAATTTATAAGTGA